The Flavobacterium faecale genomic sequence GGGCAAGCAAGCAAATCAACTTGGGAGTACATTATCATTAATTACCGCTTACCCAAAGCCATAACGGCAATATTGGTCGGCATGGGACTTTCAATAAGTGGCTTACTGATGCAAACACTTTTCCGAAATCCACTGGCAGGCCCGTATGTATTAGGGCTAAGCTCAGGAGCGAGTTTGGGTGTTGCATTTGTAATTTTGGGAGCTGGATTATTACCTCCTTTTTTGTCTAGCATTCTGTTGTCCTCTTACGGAATGGTTTTGGCTTCAACTGCAGGAAGCACCTTGGTCTTGGTCGCTGTTTTGGTAGTAGCGCAACGCCTGCGCGATACGATGGCCATTTTGATTGTGGGCTTGATGTTTGCTAGCTTTACCTCAGCAATAGTAAGCACTCTTACCTACTTTAGCACTGCAGAACAATTACAAAAATTCACTTTCTGGTCCATGGGAAGCCTTGGCAACTTATCTTGGAATGCTATAATTATCTTAACTATTTCGGTACTGATTGGTTTGCTTCTTAGTTTGTACAGTATCAAACCCCTCAATGCTTTATTATTAGGAGAAAACTATGCCAAAAGCATGGGGCTGAATTTTGATAAAACGCGTTTTGTAATTATTCTGTCTACAAGCATTTTAGCCGGAAGTATTACTGCCTATGCTGGACCAATAGCCTTTGTTGGACTTGCTGTTCCGCACATTGCCAAACTTCTTTTTCAGACTAGCGATCATACTGTATTATTTTGGAGTACGTTACTTTTAGGAGCTAGCATCATGCTGTTGTGCGATAGTTTATCGCAGCTTCCTGGTTTTGAAATTACGTTACCTATCAATGCTGTAACGTCGTTGTTTGGAGCACCAGTGGTTATTTGGTTATTGGTACGAAAGAGTAACTAGATATTTATTTAAAAGGTTTTTAAACACATAGATTCATAGATTTTTTTTAAATGTAATAGTAACTATAGAGTTCATAATGTAAAAACTAAAGTTTTTCATAGAGGTGGTAAATAGAAAAGTTCTTAGGTACTTTATGTTTTGCTGAAACTGTCAAAATATTCTTTTTTTAAACACATAGATTCATAGATTTATTTTTATGATTTTAGTAGAGACGAAAGAGTTCATAGTACAAAAACTAAAGTTTTTCATAGAAATGGTAAATAGAAAAGTTCTTAGATAATTTTGAAACTGTCTCTTTTTTTAAACACATAGATTCATAGATTTTTTTTTTAAAATATAGTAGTGACGAAAGAGTTCATAAGATAAAAACTAAAGTTTTTCATAGAGGTAGAATTAAGACACAATAATGGTATGATAACACAGAAATATTTAGATGAACTGACCTACGAAGTAATTGGAGCGTCGATTGAGGTACATAGAATAATTGGACGTGGTTTGCTTGAAACGGTGTATCATCAATGTTTAAAGGAAGAATTGTCAATCCGAAATATTAATTTTAAATCTGAAATTAAAATTCCGTTAATTTATAAAGGAAAAGAATTGGTAACTGACTTTAGGTGTGATTTCTTCATCGAAAATTGTTTGGTTGTAGAATTAAAATCAGTTACTCAAATGATTCCGATCTATGAAGCTCAATTGCAAACCTATATGAATCTCTTAAAAGCACCAAAAGGAATTCTACTAAATTTTAATTGCTTTAATCTCTTCAAAGAAGGACAAAAAACATTTGTAAATGAACATTTTAAAAAGCTACCTTTAAAATAATAAGTTGATTTTGAAAACTTTAAGCCAATAAAAAGCTATATCCACTATGAAAGTAAATCGCCTAAAATAAACACAAACAATTCTATGATTCTATGTGTTTAAAAAATATGCTTTTTAAAATTTAACATAACGCTATGTAACCTATGTAAGTGAAACGCCTAAAAATAAACACAAACAATTCTATGATTCTATGTGTTTAAAAAAACTGACTCAAATAAGCAAACACAACACTATGTAACCTATGAGAGTGAAACGCCTAAATTTAAACACAAACAATTCTATGATTCTATGTGTTTAAAAAAAATGCTTTCTGAGATTAAACAAAACGCTATGTCACTTATGAGAGTGAAACGCCTAAATTTAAACACAAACAATTCTATGATTCTATGTGTTAAAAAAATTAAAAGTGATCAATTGAAAAATCAATTACAGAATAGCAAACACAACACTATGTAACCTATAAAAGTGAAACGCCTAAAATAAACACAAACAATTCTATGATTCTATGTGTTTAAAAAATTCTAAGATTAAACAAAACGCTATGTAACCTATGCAAGTGAAACGCCTAAAAATAAACACAAACAATTCTATGAATCTATGTGTTTAAAAATAACGCCTAAAAATAAACACAACCAATTCCATAAATCTATGTGTTAAAAAAAAGATAATAATGACAAATAAAACCATCCTCAAAGCAGCCAACCTCGGCATTGGATACATCCACAAAAAGGAAACCAAAACCATTGCCACAAACATCAACCTAGACTTAAAGCAAGGTTCACTAATCGCTTTAGTGGGTGGTAACGGAATCGGTAAATCGACCTTATTACGAACATTAACCGGAATTCAAAAACCGATTGATGGTAAAGTACTGCTAAACGATCAAGCAATTAGTAGCTACAGTCCGCTGGAACTAGCGCAAAACCTCAGCGTTGTTTTAACCGAAAAACTTCCGCCTAGCAACTTATCCGTTTATGAATTAGTAGCACTCGGTAGACAGCCTTACACCAACTGGATCGGAAAACTTACGGCAACCGATGTTCAAAAAGTACAACACGCCATGGAACTGACTCAAATAGACCATTTGGCAACAAAAAAACATTTTGAAATAAGTGATGGACAATTACAAAAAGTTTTGGTAGCCCGTGCTCTAGCGCAAGACACACCGCTGATTGTACTAGACGAACCAACCACACATCTAGATTTGCTTCACAAAGTCGCTTTGTTCAAACTTTTGAAAAATCTTAGCAAAGAAACACAAAAGTGTATACTATTTTCTACACACGATATTGATATGGCCATCCAATTAAGTGACGAAATGATTATTATGACCCCAGACAATTGCGTGCAAGATCAACCTTGCAATTTTATTGCAAACGGAACCTTTGATACTATTTTCAAAGACGATCATATTGCTTTCGATTCAGAAAAAGGGAAATTTATAATTCGAAATTGATAATACCTTTCAAAATCACTTCCACTATAATCTTCATGTAATTCTTATTAAGTTTCTATTTCATTTTGGATATGTATAATGTTTCACTAATTTTACGCCCCAATCTTAAACTTAATATGAAAAGAAACTTTACCTTATTTACCAAAACAGTTGTCCTTTTTGGTGTGCTACTAATACAATCTTGTACAGATGATGTCGTAGTACCAAACAACATTACCTACCTATTAAAAGGAAAAATTACAGAAACCAAAATGCGCATTTATGCAGGACCGGAAGTGGCTGTAGGAGATGGTCTAGCGCGTACTTGGGTTACCCTTGACTCCAAAGGATATCCAATGGAAATTGCAATCGAAATTAGTGAAGATGCGATAAAAAACCCTGGTGAAGATTCTGAAATGGACATGGCCGACGGAGCTATGGAAATGGAACACGGTCAAATGATTATGTTGCCCTTACATTCACAAGCACAAAAATCGACTCCTTTTAACCACGTAGGTATCAACTGGAACCCGCACGGACATCCGCCTGCACAAGTGTTTGACAGTCCTCATTTTGACTTCCACTTTTACACCATTCCACTAGAGGAGCAATTGGCCATCCCTGGTTGGTCTACCGCTACAGATGCACTTTTTAACACCTATCCAGACGCTGCTTTTTTACCTGCCAACTACTTCACGCCTCCAGGTGCCGATACCGCCGAAGCGCAAATGGGAAAACATTGGATCCCAACTAATATTGGCGATTACCTTCCTTTTTCAAAAATACTAGTTTACGGTAGCTATAACGGAAAAGTGAACTTTATTGAGCCAATGGTAACACAAGCGTATCTACTTCAAAAAATCAATACGAGCGAAAGCTATTCACAACCTTTAAAAGTACAGACAAAAGGAAACTACCCTACAAAATATAACATCTACCACGATACAAAAACTGGAAAAACCCAAATTACTTTGAGTGATTTTGTTACAAGAAACTAGTTAGTATTCGAAATAAAAAAAAGAGGAAGTCACCACTTGTGCTCCCTCTTTTTTTTTGAATACGATTTTCTACTCAATATAATTCACTCTCAAAAACTAGGAAGTTTTCATTGCCTCTTCATCTAGCAGCTCGCTAAAGTATTTTAGACCAAAACAGTAGCTTTCGAATAAAACTTCTATTTTTAGGAGCATTTTCCAGCTATCCGCTATATTCCCAATTAACAAAAACTACGGCAAAAAAGCCTTGTTTTTCTAAATCGAGAGATGCCGCTTCTATCTGGGCTAGGCACTAGCATACAATGAACTATCGCACTCCTATTTGACGTTTTGCCTCTCCTATCACAAAAGCAACCGAGTTAGCGATATTAAAACTTCTAATATTCTTTGACATGGGTATGGTTAAATGATTCTCAAATTGTGCTAAGACATCAGCACTCAAACCTTTACTTTCTTTACCAAAAACCAACCAATCACCATCCTGGAATTCGATATCCAAATACGACTTTTCAGCATGCGAACTCATTAAAAACACTCTCGAAAGATCCGGAATTTGTGCTTTCCAATCCGCAACAGTATTATATTCTGTTACATCAAGGTGTACCCAGTAATCCAATCCTGATCGTTTCAAATTTTTGTCATTTATCACAAATCCAAAAGGATGTACCAAGTGCAAGCGGCTTTCTGTACCCACGCACAAGCGACCAATATTACCAGTATTGTTTGGAATTTCAGGTTCTACTAAGACGATATTTAACATTTTAAAAAAGTTTAGGGTTTAGGGTTTAAAGAGACTTTTGGTCGTCCGCAGAAAAATTAGCTACTTCGATAACATCACCTGCCTTTAACGATTGCAAATGTACGTTTCCTATTCGAACTCTAACCAATCGCAATGTTGGAAAACCAACAGCAGCCGTCATTTTACGAACCTGACGAAACTTGCCTTCATTAACCGTAATTGCTGCCCAAGTTGTTGGTCCATGACGCTCATCGCGAATTTTTTTCCCCCTAGGACCAAAATCCGGAATTTCAGTAATCAAACGTGCTTCACATTTTTTAGTGGTGTACTTTCCGCCATCAAAGCCTATTTCGACTCCTTCCTTAAGTAAATCAATCGCTTCTTGCGTTATAATGCCATCCACTTGCACATAATATTCCTTCTCCACTTTTTTAGACCTAATCTCTTCGCTTACCTTTCCGTCAGTAGTTAGCAACAATAAGCCTTCAGAATCTTCATCGAGCCTGCCAATCGCCATAGTCCCAACAGGAAAATCATGAAGCTCGCCCAATAGCTTTTTCTTTCGTTTCAATTCGTATATAAATTGACTCAAATATCCGTAGGGTTTGTGGATAATAAAATGATGATGATCAGACATAAAAAAAATTTGATTGCAAAGATAGTGTTGTTTTAGAACTTGCTTCGCATACAACTTTCTTTTTTCACAAAAGCTGTTATTAAACAGTAAAAACCGCATATCTACTGGTCATTCGCACCAATAAAATTGGCATCCAAATTGACGTTTTAATAATACTTGCTTAACTTTGAACAATGTAAATTTGGATCCTAAAACAAAATTTTTTACCGCTTATGAAACTTCATTACACATGCAAAACTGCGTGGACAATTTTTGCATTTTTTGCAACTATTGTCGCCACCGTGCAAGCACAAGCTACAATGCCAACTGCACAAACAATCCCTTTTAGTCAAAATTTTGATGGCTTAGCAACTAACGCTACTGTCTATCCAGCAGGTTTTCAAGGCTGGAATACCGATTCTTCACCAGGATCTACCTATAACACTAGTGCTATACCTGCTGGTGACAAACCTTTAGCCCTTGGATCGGCATCTTCTTCAGCAGGAGCACTTTATAATTATAATGGAAAAATTGGTTTTCTGAATACTACTCCTCTTGATAATACAATTGCCTTTGCGTTTACAACCGCTGGCAAAAGTGCAATTCAAGTTCAGTACGATGCAATGACCATACGCAACCCGTACAGCGGATCTAATACTCGAATCAACGAAATGGTCTTGCAATACCGAGTAGGCAATTCTACCGCTTTTATCTCATTGCCAGATACTGCCTATAGTAACAACACAACTTTAGAAAATACCAGTGGAGGCACTACCCCACAAAATCTTCAAACGATTAAGGTTACACTTCCTTCGGAATGTGACAATAAAAGTCTTGTACAAATACGATGGATTTCTAGGCAAGTATCTGGTGCTGGCTCACGACCATCATTTGCAATCGATAATATATCGGTAATAAATGATATAACACCACCTGTTACAGCTGCTAGTTTCCCAAAAGCGTCATCTATTCTATCAGATGGTTTTGACTTTAGCAACCAAATTAATGAAATTGGAAAAACCTATTATGTGGTTGTACCTAGTGGCAGTGCAGAGCCAAGCAAATTACAATTAATGAATGGTCAAGATGCTAATGGCAATGCAGCCTTGAGCGCAGGAGTACTAACGGTTGCCAACGCAAACCAACCCTATACTGCTACCATAACAGGTTTGACAATTGGCACGGCTTACATTGTATATTCGGTATCTGAAGACGCCTACCAAAACTTACAATTAACTACTAATAGCCTAAATGTAAGTACGTCAAGTACCTTAGTTCCTTCCATTAAAATCACAACAGCTGCAGTAGCTTTTGGATTTCAAGAACAAGGATTTGACTCTAGTGCTATGACCTTTACCTTCAAAGGATCGCATATAACAAGTAACGTTATTGTAACTGCCCCTGCGAACTTTAACGTGTCAAAAGACAATATTACTTTTGACTCCACTGTTCTTTTTTCTGCAGCCGAATTTTTATCGAATGCAACTCCTACTGTTTACGTTCGATTTAAACCGACAAATACGTTGGCATACGCTGGCCAAATTTTGATAGAAAGCGATGGTGCAACCAGCAAAAATATTGCTGTATCAGGAAAAGGAATCAACCCTTACTTACAAGACTTTAATGATCCCGAAGTATTAACCAACAGCGGATGGACGAGCTACAATGAGCAAGGAACAAACAATTCTTGGTCAACTACAACAACTGCCCGCAACCTAAACAGTGCTCCTGGTGCGGTAGTGATGAACGGTTATTCTGATAATGGTGCAAGCAGTGACTGGTTTATATCGCCAAAATTGCATTTGGACAGCTTCAGTCAGTTTGCCCTTTTGTCTTTCTATAGTCGAAAATATTATAGTGGACCAAGTTTAAAGCTAAAGGTTTCTACAGATTATGATGGCGTAAGCAGTCCATCAACAGCTACTTGGACCGAGATTCAAGGTAACTTCCCAACAACTACTGATATTTACACAAAATCAGAATTCATTAATTTGAATGCGTTCAAGACATCACACACCTACGTAGCGTGGGTATATGAGACTACTGCTGGAGGTCCAAACAATGCAGCCGAGTGGTCTGTTGATGATATTGCAATCACTAACAATGCAGCCTTTTTAGCAGCCAATCCAGAACTGGATTTTGAAGATGTTACGGTAAACACGATTTCTACTTCAAAATCATTTACAGTTGTAGCAGGTGGATATGGTCCAATTACTGTAGCCGCACCAGCTGATTATCAAGTATCCCTAGATAATTCTACATTTACAAGTTCAGTACTTATCAGTGAATCAGATGCATTAGCCGGAAAATTGGTTTATGCACGCTTTACTCCTACATCAAAATCTATTGCGATCACAGGACCTATTACCGTTACAGGAACTGGATTAAACCAAGCAAAAGGGTTCTTAAAAGGTTCTTCTTTACCAAAATCAGAAACTTTTGATATTGTAACTTACAACTTAGAGTTTTTTGGTAGTGAAGTAATTGGTTCTACTGGAACCGAATTTGGCCCTGTAGATGATCCATTGCAAATTGACAATGTAGCCGCAGTAATGAACAAACTTGATGCAGATATTTATTGCGTACAAGAAGTATCAGATGATGCAGCTATGGAAACGCTACTTACAAAAATTAGCATCAACGGTAAAACGTTTGCCAAGTCGATTTCAACCTCATGGTCGTACTCTTTCAATGCACCAACTGCCGACTTTCCGCCGCAAAAATTGGTTGTACTCTACAACACTCAAACGGCTTCGGTAAAAAGCACCAAAGTACTTTTTAAAGATTTTTATGACCAAGTACGTGCCGGTACAGCAACATTACCAAATTATCCTGATAGCCCTTCAAGCTTCTTTTCGTCTGGAAGGTTACCTTATATGGTTACAATCGAAACCAATCTTGGTGGCGTGAAAAAAGACATTAGCTTAATCGATCTTCATGCTCGTGCCAATAGCGGATCTGACATTAACAAGTACAACATGCGTAAATACGATGCCGAATACCTAAAAGATGCTTTGGATGCCGAATATCCTAACGACAACTTAGTGCTACTTGGTGATTTTAATGATGACGTAAAAACATCTGTAATTGCGGGTAACGACTCATCTTACAAAAAATTTGTTGATGACACCACAAACTACAATGCATTGACATTAGGAATTAGCCAGCAAGGTGCCTTCAGTTACTTGAGTTCAAACGGTTTCTTAGATCATATCATTATTTCGAATGAATTAACAGCGGACTATATTCCGAATTCGACTGCTGTTTACGATCCACGTAATGATATATCCAATTATGTAAACACAACCTCTGATCATGGACCAGTGATTGCTCGTTTCAACCTTCAAAATACACTTTCAACAAAAGCATTTGGTACGGAGGTAAACTATGCAAAACTTTACCCGAACCCAACCAAAGATGTTGTAAACTTCACTCTTACCACACCTACTTCTGCAACTGTAACGTTCAAATTATATGATAGTTTAGGTAGAGAAATCGGAACTGATAAAGCTATAAATGCAAACGCTAGCAAACAAGCCTCTGTAAGTTTGAGCACTGTACCTGCTGGAACTTATTTTTATACTTTGACTTCAGCCAACAAAATAGTTCAAAAAGGAAAGCTGATCAAGGAGTAAAATCTTTTTTTATATTTGCTTAAAAAGCCAGATTCTTCGTTTAGAGAATCTGGCTTTTTTGTTTTTAAGCAAGGCGAAATATTAATTAGCTGAAATAAAAAAAGCGACACCAGTTAAGATGCCGCTTTGAATGTTTTCACAACGGAATAATCCTTATTGTGAATTGCTTCAAAATTGTAGTACAATAATACAACAAAAATTTTAATATTGGTTTGCGGTTTCCCGTAAGGATAGTAATTTTCTTTTCATTATTTTTAGAAAATTAAAATAAAACAGAAAAACCATCATAATTACAACTATAAAAAATGAAAAAAATATTAGGATTGGATTTGGGGACTACATCAATTGGATGGGCTTATATTAACGAAGCAGAAAATGAAAGTGAAATTTCTTCAATTATAAATTCTGGAGTTAGAATCGTACCATTGACTACAGATGAAGAAGCCGATTTTAAAAAGGGTAATACTATATCGATAAATGCAGACCGAACTTTAAAGCGTGGCGCTCGAAGAGGATTACAACGTTTTAAACAAAGAAGAAATGCTTTATTACAAACTTTCAGAGGAAACAATTTTATAACTTCCAATTATGTTTATGCCGAAACAGGCAAACAAACTACTTTTTCATCTTATAAATTACGAGCCAAATCTGCCACAGAGCAGGTTTCAAAAGAAGAATTAGTTCAGGTTCT encodes the following:
- a CDS encoding DUF5602 domain-containing protein, whose product is MKRNFTLFTKTVVLFGVLLIQSCTDDVVVPNNITYLLKGKITETKMRIYAGPEVAVGDGLARTWVTLDSKGYPMEIAIEISEDAIKNPGEDSEMDMADGAMEMEHGQMIMLPLHSQAQKSTPFNHVGINWNPHGHPPAQVFDSPHFDFHFYTIPLEEQLAIPGWSTATDALFNTYPDAAFLPANYFTPPGADTAEAQMGKHWIPTNIGDYLPFSKILVYGSYNGKVNFIEPMVTQAYLLQKINTSESYSQPLKVQTKGNYPTKYNIYHDTKTGKTQITLSDFVTRN
- a CDS encoding ABC transporter ATP-binding protein, with product MTNKTILKAANLGIGYIHKKETKTIATNINLDLKQGSLIALVGGNGIGKSTLLRTLTGIQKPIDGKVLLNDQAISSYSPLELAQNLSVVLTEKLPPSNLSVYELVALGRQPYTNWIGKLTATDVQKVQHAMELTQIDHLATKKHFEISDGQLQKVLVARALAQDTPLIVLDEPTTHLDLLHKVALFKLLKNLSKETQKCILFSTHDIDMAIQLSDEMIIMTPDNCVQDQPCNFIANGTFDTIFKDDHIAFDSEKGKFIIRN
- a CDS encoding tRNA (cytidine(34)-2'-O)-methyltransferase, whose translation is MLNIVLVEPEIPNNTGNIGRLCVGTESRLHLVHPFGFVINDKNLKRSGLDYWVHLDVTEYNTVADWKAQIPDLSRVFLMSSHAEKSYLDIEFQDGDWLVFGKESKGLSADVLAQFENHLTIPMSKNIRSFNIANSVAFVIGEAKRQIGVR
- a CDS encoding GxxExxY protein, with amino-acid sequence MITQKYLDELTYEVIGASIEVHRIIGRGLLETVYHQCLKEELSIRNINFKSEIKIPLIYKGKELVTDFRCDFFIENCLVVELKSVTQMIPIYEAQLQTYMNLLKAPKGILLNFNCFNLFKEGQKTFVNEHFKKLPLK
- a CDS encoding T9SS type A sorting domain-containing protein; this encodes MKLHYTCKTAWTIFAFFATIVATVQAQATMPTAQTIPFSQNFDGLATNATVYPAGFQGWNTDSSPGSTYNTSAIPAGDKPLALGSASSSAGALYNYNGKIGFLNTTPLDNTIAFAFTTAGKSAIQVQYDAMTIRNPYSGSNTRINEMVLQYRVGNSTAFISLPDTAYSNNTTLENTSGGTTPQNLQTIKVTLPSECDNKSLVQIRWISRQVSGAGSRPSFAIDNISVINDITPPVTAASFPKASSILSDGFDFSNQINEIGKTYYVVVPSGSAEPSKLQLMNGQDANGNAALSAGVLTVANANQPYTATITGLTIGTAYIVYSVSEDAYQNLQLTTNSLNVSTSSTLVPSIKITTAAVAFGFQEQGFDSSAMTFTFKGSHITSNVIVTAPANFNVSKDNITFDSTVLFSAAEFLSNATPTVYVRFKPTNTLAYAGQILIESDGATSKNIAVSGKGINPYLQDFNDPEVLTNSGWTSYNEQGTNNSWSTTTTARNLNSAPGAVVMNGYSDNGASSDWFISPKLHLDSFSQFALLSFYSRKYYSGPSLKLKVSTDYDGVSSPSTATWTEIQGNFPTTTDIYTKSEFINLNAFKTSHTYVAWVYETTAGGPNNAAEWSVDDIAITNNAAFLAANPELDFEDVTVNTISTSKSFTVVAGGYGPITVAAPADYQVSLDNSTFTSSVLISESDALAGKLVYARFTPTSKSIAITGPITVTGTGLNQAKGFLKGSSLPKSETFDIVTYNLEFFGSEVIGSTGTEFGPVDDPLQIDNVAAVMNKLDADIYCVQEVSDDAAMETLLTKISINGKTFAKSISTSWSYSFNAPTADFPPQKLVVLYNTQTASVKSTKVLFKDFYDQVRAGTATLPNYPDSPSSFFSSGRLPYMVTIETNLGGVKKDISLIDLHARANSGSDINKYNMRKYDAEYLKDALDAEYPNDNLVLLGDFNDDVKTSVIAGNDSSYKKFVDDTTNYNALTLGISQQGAFSYLSSNGFLDHIIISNELTADYIPNSTAVYDPRNDISNYVNTTSDHGPVIARFNLQNTLSTKAFGTEVNYAKLYPNPTKDVVNFTLTTPTSATVTFKLYDSLGREIGTDKAINANASKQASVSLSTVPAGTYFYTLTSANKIVQKGKLIKE
- a CDS encoding pseudouridine synthase; the encoded protein is MSDHHHFIIHKPYGYLSQFIYELKRKKKLLGELHDFPVGTMAIGRLDEDSEGLLLLTTDGKVSEEIRSKKVEKEYYVQVDGIITQEAIDLLKEGVEIGFDGGKYTTKKCEARLITEIPDFGPRGKKIRDERHGPTTWAAITVNEGKFRQVRKMTAAVGFPTLRLVRVRIGNVHLQSLKAGDVIEVANFSADDQKSL
- a CDS encoding iron chelate uptake ABC transporter family permease subunit, with amino-acid sequence MNLSLGSVQIPLRDIFQSLTGGQASKSTWEYIIINYRLPKAITAILVGMGLSISGLLMQTLFRNPLAGPYVLGLSSGASLGVAFVILGAGLLPPFLSSILLSSYGMVLASTAGSTLVLVAVLVVAQRLRDTMAILIVGLMFASFTSAIVSTLTYFSTAEQLQKFTFWSMGSLGNLSWNAIIILTISVLIGLLLSLYSIKPLNALLLGENYAKSMGLNFDKTRFVIILSTSILAGSITAYAGPIAFVGLAVPHIAKLLFQTSDHTVLFWSTLLLGASIMLLCDSLSQLPGFEITLPINAVTSLFGAPVVIWLLVRKSN